From Micromonospora auratinigra:
AACCGCGAGAGCGGCATGGACCTGATCGGCGCCGGTACCCGGCTCGTCGCCGTCACCGCCACCGGCCGGCCACAGCTCGTGGACCTGGGCACCGGCAAGGCGGTCTGGGTGGGCGCCACCCCCGGGGTGCCGATCGACGGCGACGACCGGTCCGTCCTGGTACGGCGTACCGCCGACGAGGGCGAGCTGGCCCTGCTCGACCTGGAGACCGGTACGCCCCGGTGGACCGCGCCGGACCCGGGGCTCTCCGGCCAGTCGGCGAGCTGGCACTCGACCGTGACCGGACGACTCGTGGCGGTCAGCGGCGCGACCGGTGACCGCCCGTTCGTGCTCGTCCTCGACGTCGCCACCGGCCGGCAGCTCGGCCGCTACCCGGGTTGGGTCGCCGGCGCCGGGGAGGACTGGGTCGCGGTGACCCACTCCGGCGGGCCCGACGGGATCACCCTGGACCTGCACACCTTCTGACCCGATTGGACGCCCGACCCGGCCCGGGAACCGTCGGCCGACCGGGTCGGGCGTGCTCTCCCCGGGTGACGACCCGGCCACGCTGGCCGAACACTGGCCCTGGTGGTCCGGGTATTCCGCTGGAGCCGGCCGGGGCGGGCCGACTAGCCTCGCCGGATGCCGGTACGCCCCCACCCCGACGCCCCCACCGACTCGCTGCTCGTCGCCGAGGACGGCACGACACTGGCCCGCCTGCGCGTCCGCGACGACGCGGGGCAACCGGTCGCCGCAGACGTACGCGCGCTGCCCGGGGTGTCGGCGGTGCGGCTGGCCGGGCAGGCGCGCGCGGACCTCGCCGGCCACCGGTTGGAGACGACTGACGACGCCCTGGTGGCGGCGCTGGTGGACGGCGGCCTGCGGCTGCGTCGCGCGGCGACCGAGATGCGTCACGACCTGGACCGGGTGCCCGCGCCGGGCCCGCTGCCGGCCGGCTGGTCGCTGGGTCCGCCCGGCTGGGACGACGAGCTGGCGGCCGGGTTGGCGGCGGCGTACGGGCCGGAGCACCCCGACGGGGCGTGGCAGCCGGGCGACACGGCGGAGATCCGGTCGATGTTCGAGACCGGGGAGCCGGTGCCGCCGCTGGCGCCCGCCTCGGCCCGGCTGCGCGACGCCGAGGGACGCAGCGCCGGTCACGTGCTCTGCGCCGGCCCGGTGCCGTGGACCGAGGACGCCTGCGCCTGGGTGCTCAACCTCGCCGTGGCACCGCACGCCCAGCGGCGCGGGGCGGGCCGCGCCCTGCTCGCCCACGCGCTGCGCGGCGCGCGGCAGGCCGGCCTGCCCGCCGTCGGCCTCTCCGTCGCCGACGGCAACCCGGCCCGCCGGATGTACGACGACGCGGGCTTCCGTCCGGTCCACCGGACGCTCTCGGTGCTGCTACCCGACCGTTGACGCGCCGGCCGGACGCGGCGGCGGGGCGTGCTCACGCGGGCCGCCGACCTGCGCGAGCATTCAGATCCGGGCGGCCGCGGCGGCGCGTACCTCCGGTGTCTCCAGCAGGTCGTCGCGCAGCGCGCGCAGCCGGTCGCGGACCTCGGGGCCGAGCGCGACGTGCCGGGCCGCCAGCAGCCGTACGTCCGCCTCGCAGTCCCACAACCCCTCGCGCAGGCAGCGGGCCGCGTCGTCGGCGTCCACGCGCAGCCGGGCCCGCAGGTAGGCGGCCCGCTCGTAGGAGTGCGGGCTGAACCAGAGCCGACGCAGCCACGGCAGCGCCTCGGCACGCCGGGGGGTGTCCAGCCGGACCAGCCCGGTGAGCAGCCGGTCGTACCCGCACAGGTCGTCCGGGCGGCCGTCGAGCCAGGCGAGGCCGTCGAGCAGGGCGCCCGCGTCGCGGGCCTCGCCGTGCTCCGCCAGCAGCAGCAGCGCGGTCCAGTGCAGCGGATGCCGCGGTGCGGTGGCCCAGTGCCGCGCCGCGGGTACGGCGAGCGGGCCGAGGTGGGTCAGCGCGGCGTGGAGCGGGTACCCGACGTCGGCGGCCAGCAGCGGGTCGACGAGGTCGAGCAGCGCGGGCTCCGGTGGTCGACGGCGCAGCTCCCGCAGGGCGGGACGCCAGTCCGCCGTCCGCGTGGCGTCGCCGAGCAGGTCCAGCAGCGCGGTGCCGGTGCTGCCGGCGAAGGGCCGGGCCGGCCCGGGGCGCAGTCGGGTGGCGGCCACGGCGTCGGCGATCCGCCGGTCCCGGTCGGCCCACCGGGGCCAGGGCGGCGACAGCCAGTGCACCTGGGCGGGGTCGAGGTCGCCCAGCCGGTCGGCGACCGTGTCGTACAGGTCGTCCCATTGGTCGACCGGCCAGTCGCGGGCGAGCGACGCCAGGACCTCGTGCCACCGGTCGCCCTCGCGGACCAGGTCGCGCAGCGCCGCCACCGTGCCGTCGTAGTCGATCCGGCCCAGCTCGACCAGCACGTCGAGGGTGTGCTGGAACTGGTTGTCGTCATCGGCCGGGTCCGGTGCGGCGGCGGCCAGCCCGGCCACCATCGGCGCGACCGGCAGCCGCAGGTCGCGGACCAGCCGGGCGAGGTAGCCGGCCCGCTCGTCGATCTGCCAGAACCACCGGTGGTCGCGGCGCAGGCAGGCGAGGACCGCCTCGGGGGCGGCCGGGTCGACCAGGGCCCGGTGGGCGCCCCGCCCGAGACCCCGCTGGAGCGCCCCGACCAGGGTGCGCGTCGGCGCGTACCGCCAGCCGGTCGAATCGTCGGTGTCGTCGCTCATCGCCGGCAGTCTGCCCGGAGACCGCGGGCCGCCGCCTCCGGTTTCCGGCCCCGCCGGCCGCCCCGCCCATGCGGCCACCGGGTGCGGCCCACCGGATCCCGCCTGACAGCACCGGCGGCGGGCCCTAGGCTGCCGGGCATGGTCCGTTCCGCCCCCGCCGAGCCGCCGGCCACTCCGCTCACCGACGGCGTGGTCAGCCTGCGGTTGCGGCGGGAATCCGATGTGGACCCGATCGCCACGGCGAGCCACGACCCCGAGATCCGCCGCTGGCTGGACGACACGCCGATGGACGCGCAGGCCCGACGGACCGCCCTGGCCCGGGCCGCCGAGGCGTGGCGCAGCGGCCGGGCCGCGCCGCTGGTGATCGCCGACGCGGTGACCGACGAGCCACTGGGGATGGTCAACCTCCAGTTCCGCGACGACGAGGTGGCCACCGTCGCCTACGGCGTGTTCCCGCAGCAGCGCGGGCGCGGGATCGCCCCGCGGGCGGTCCGGCTGCTGGCGGGCTGGGCCCGGACCGGCCCGGCGGTGCGGCAGGTCCTGCTGGAGACCGACGAGGACAACACGGCCTCGATCCGGGTGGCGGAGAAGAGCGGCTTCCGCCGGATCGGGGCGTACACCCGGTCGGACGCCGACGGGGTCGCGCGGACGGTGCTGGTCTTCGCGGCGGATCCGGCCTGAGTTCAGCGCCCGACCCGGTCGCGGACGGCGCGCAGCAGCCGCCGTACCGCCACCCGGTGACCGCCGGAGCCGATCACCAGCAGCCGGTACAGGCGGCCGAGCGGTCCCGGAAAGGCCGCGTACGTGCGGGCACTGATCATCGTGCCGCCGGACACCGGGGTGAGGGTGAACAGCCAGACGTAGCGGGCGTAGCGGTGCCGGCCGGTGAGCCGGACCAGCCGGCCGGGCACCGCCTCGGTCACCGCGAAGCCGGGCAGCGCGGCGCCCTCGTCGAAGAGCGTGCCGGTGGCCCGCCCGGGCTCGGCGGCGAGCAGCCGGGCCAGGGCGGTCGCGCCGGCGCCCCGCCCGCCGCCCAACTGCCGGGCCAGGGTCCGCCAGGTCGACGCCGGGGACGCGGGCGCGATGATCCGGTGTTCGTCGACGAACGGCAGCCCGTCCAGGTCCGGCCGGATCATGTGAGCTCCCTCCGTGGCGGCTCCGTCCAGCCTGCGCCGGACGCCCCGCCCGGGGTTCCCCCGCGCGCGGGAGGCCCGCCCCGCCGGCGGGGGAGCGGTTCAGCCGGCGCGCACCCGGAACTCGGTGCCGTCCGGGTCGGCCAGCACGGCCGCGCCGTCCGGGTCGTCGTCGAGCCGGGTGGCTCCGAGGGCGACCAGCCGCTCGACCTCGGCCCGCTGGTCCGCGCCGGCGCAGACGAGTTCGAAGCGCTGCGGGCCGCGTCCCGCCCGGGGGTGCACCGGCGGGCCGCCCCAGGCGACCTTCGTGCCGCCCTGCGGTGACTGGACTGCGGTCTCCTCGTCCCGGTCCCACACCAGCGGCCAGTCCAGCGCCGCGCCCCAGAAGAGACCGACACCGCGGGTGCCGTCGCAGGCCAGCTCGCCGAGCGGGCCGCAGCCGGCGAGGTAGGAGTTGCCCGGCTCGATCACGCAGAACTCGTAGCCCGCCGGGTCGGCCAGCACGATGTGCCCCTCCTCGGGACGTTGACCCACGTCGAGGTGGCGGCCACCGAGCCGCAGCGCGGTCGCCACCCGCTGCTCCTGGTCGGCGGCACTGTCACTGGTCAGGTGCAGGTGCAGGTAGTGCGGCACCGGGCCGGGCTCACCGGCGACGAACCGGAGGCCGACCTGGCCGTCCCCGCCGGGCAGGAGCAGACCACCGGCCTCCGCGACGACGCTGCGGTCGAGCAGGTCGGCCCAGAACCGGGCCAGGCGGGCGGGGTCGTGCGCGGCGACGTCCACGGTCAGGGTTCGCGAGGGCATCCGCCCACGCTAGGTACGCGTACACCGGCCGACAACGCCTTTTCCGGCTCAGCGCTGCCGGTTGTCGAGCAGTTCGTTGAGGTGCAGCGCGGTGGTGATCAGGGCGAGGTGGCTGAACGCCTGCGGGAAGTTGCCGATCTGCTCGCCGGTGAGGGCGATCTCCTCCGCGTACAGCCGCAGGTTGCTGCTGAAGGTGAACATCTTCTCGAAGGTCAGCCGGGCGTCGTCGAGCCGGCCGGCGCCGGCGAGCGCCGAGACGTACCAGAAGCTGCACATGTTGAAGGTGCCCTCGTCGCCGGGCAGCCCGTCGGGCGCGGCCGCCGGGTCGTAGCGGTGCACCAGGCTGTCGGAGACCAGGTCCTCCTCGATCGCCTTCAACGTCGACTGCCAGAGCGGATCGGACGGGGTGATGAAGTCGACCGCCGGCATGATGAGCAGCGCCGCGTCGAGGACCGGTTCGCCGAAACTCTGCACGAAGGAGCGGCGGCCCAGGTGGTAGCCGCGCTCCATGATCTGGTTGTAGACCAGGTCGCGCTGCTGGACCCAGCGGTTGACGTCGGCCGGCCGGCCGTGCCGGTTGGCGAGCCGGATCGCCCGGTCGAAGGCCACCCAGGACATCAGCCGGCCGTACGTGTAGTTGCGGGGGTGGTGGCGGCTCTCCCAGATGCCCGCGTCGGGCTGGTCCCAGTGCTGGCAGAGCCAGTCGACCAGCCGTACGGTGCTGCGCCACACCTGGTGCGAGGGGCGGATGCCCTGCTGGTCGGCGAGGTGCATGGCGTACAGCGCCTCGCCGTGGATGTCGAGCTGCAACTGGTCGGCCGCGCCGTTGCCGATGCGTACCGGCCCGGAGCCGCGGTAGCCCTCGAAGTGTTCGAGCACCTCCTCGTGCAGGTCGGACGAGCCGTCCACCCGGTACATGATCTTCAGTGGGGCGGCGTTGTCGCCGGCCTCGCGGACCCGCTCGTCGAGCCACTCCACGTACCGGCTGGCCTCCTCGGTGAAGCCGAGCCCGAGCAGGGCGTACACGGAGAAGGACGTGTCCCGGATCCAGGTGTAGCGGTAGTCCCAGTTGCGGGTGCCGCCGAGCTGCTCCGGCAGCGACGCGGTCGGCGCGGCGATCATCGCGCCGGTGGGCGCGTACGTCATCAGCTTCAGCGTGATCGCGGACCGCTCCACCATCTCCCGCCAGCGCCCCCCGTAGGTGGACCGGTCGAGCCAGCGGCGCCAGAAGTCGAGGGTCCGCTCGAAGATCGCCCCCACCTCCTCGGCCGGGATGATCCGCGGCGGGCGCAGCGAGGCGGTCTCCAGCACGATGCCGCCGGTCTCGCCCTCCTGGAGGGTGACCCGGCCGACCAGGTCGTGCCCGTCGGCCATCACGTCGCGCTCGCGCAGCAGCCGGGGGACCGGGCGCACCGGGTTGAGGGTCAGCGTCAGCGTCGGGCTGCGGAAGACGTACCCCTCCGGGTGTTCTTCCAGGTCGTGCGGGTCGCGGCCGTAGTTGAACCGGGGCCGGCACTCCAGTTTGAAGTGCATGCTGCCGCGGATCATCCGCACCAGGCGCACCAGGCGGTGCTGGTCGGTGGGCCGGTCGCCGGCCACCGGCATGAAGTCGATGATCTCGGCGACCCCGTCGGCGCTGATGAACCGGGTGATCAGGATCGGGGTGTCGGGCTGGTAGAGCTGCTTGGTCACGTACTTGACGCCGTCCGGGGTGATCCGGAAGTAGCCGCCCATGTTCCGGTCCAGCAGCGCGGCGAAGATGCTCGGCGAGTCGAAGCGCGGCGCGCAGAACCAGTCGATGGTGCCGTCGCAGGTCACCAGGGCAGCCGTCTGCAGATCGCCGATCAGCCCGTGGTCCTCGATGGCGGGATAGTCGTCCACGCCGGCCTCCCCACCTCACCTGCCTCCGTCCGGACGGTATCCACGGCGGGCGGTGCGGGAGCGCCGGACCGGCGCGGTGTCACCCGAGCGGGTCCACCTCGATCACGTCGGTCGGCGC
This genomic window contains:
- a CDS encoding GNAT family N-acetyltransferase, with protein sequence MPVRPHPDAPTDSLLVAEDGTTLARLRVRDDAGQPVAADVRALPGVSAVRLAGQARADLAGHRLETTDDALVAALVDGGLRLRRAATEMRHDLDRVPAPGPLPAGWSLGPPGWDDELAAGLAAAYGPEHPDGAWQPGDTAEIRSMFETGEPVPPLAPASARLRDAEGRSAGHVLCAGPVPWTEDACAWVLNLAVAPHAQRRGAGRALLAHALRGARQAGLPAVGLSVADGNPARRMYDDAGFRPVHRTLSVLLPDR
- a CDS encoding GNAT family N-acetyltransferase; amino-acid sequence: MVRSAPAEPPATPLTDGVVSLRLRRESDVDPIATASHDPEIRRWLDDTPMDAQARRTALARAAEAWRSGRAAPLVIADAVTDEPLGMVNLQFRDDEVATVAYGVFPQQRGRGIAPRAVRLLAGWARTGPAVRQVLLETDEDNTASIRVAEKSGFRRIGAYTRSDADGVARTVLVFAADPA
- a CDS encoding VOC family protein, coding for MPSRTLTVDVAAHDPARLARFWADLLDRSVVAEAGGLLLPGGDGQVGLRFVAGEPGPVPHYLHLHLTSDSAADQEQRVATALRLGGRHLDVGQRPEEGHIVLADPAGYEFCVIEPGNSYLAGCGPLGELACDGTRGVGLFWGAALDWPLVWDRDEETAVQSPQGGTKVAWGGPPVHPRAGRGPQRFELVCAGADQRAEVERLVALGATRLDDDPDGAAVLADPDGTEFRVRAG
- a CDS encoding glycoside hydrolase family 15 protein, which produces MDDYPAIEDHGLIGDLQTAALVTCDGTIDWFCAPRFDSPSIFAALLDRNMGGYFRITPDGVKYVTKQLYQPDTPILITRFISADGVAEIIDFMPVAGDRPTDQHRLVRLVRMIRGSMHFKLECRPRFNYGRDPHDLEEHPEGYVFRSPTLTLTLNPVRPVPRLLRERDVMADGHDLVGRVTLQEGETGGIVLETASLRPPRIIPAEEVGAIFERTLDFWRRWLDRSTYGGRWREMVERSAITLKLMTYAPTGAMIAAPTASLPEQLGGTRNWDYRYTWIRDTSFSVYALLGLGFTEEASRYVEWLDERVREAGDNAAPLKIMYRVDGSSDLHEEVLEHFEGYRGSGPVRIGNGAADQLQLDIHGEALYAMHLADQQGIRPSHQVWRSTVRLVDWLCQHWDQPDAGIWESRHHPRNYTYGRLMSWVAFDRAIRLANRHGRPADVNRWVQQRDLVYNQIMERGYHLGRRSFVQSFGEPVLDAALLIMPAVDFITPSDPLWQSTLKAIEEDLVSDSLVHRYDPAAAPDGLPGDEGTFNMCSFWYVSALAGAGRLDDARLTFEKMFTFSSNLRLYAEEIALTGEQIGNFPQAFSHLALITTALHLNELLDNRQR